In Diorhabda sublineata isolate icDioSubl1.1 chromosome 2, icDioSubl1.1, whole genome shotgun sequence, the sequence TCTGGCGAAATTTAGAGAATATCAGTTTATCTTTAACTATGTTTCCTTCAATGTAATGCATTGCTTCTCATGTGCAAAGATGTTTActacattttataatttgaagtATGACAATCAATCAGGCAATTTTTACACagacattaataattatttagtcCTTATTAGAGCCATATTAGATACCGAATTGTCtcgatttgtttttataattctaAATTATCAGTATATGGCATTACAGGTTCCCAAATTTAGTTTCATgcattcaatttaataaatttcattgtttttgtgGCAATATAccttaaaaatatagaaaacttaaacttatTTTGAGCAAGCACATATAGTCCGCGGAAAATAAACCTCATCTTTTTTTCTCAAAGGGAATATTATAAACTTTGCAACTTTCTTGTAAAACTTTTCGAACTTTAAGTCTTACGCTGATATCACTTTAGATTAATTCGAATTTTATGTcacctttttattttattttaataaaataattgaaatattattaaaatattttacagtgAATCACATCCTCAACTTTAAAGTTTTAAAAGTCTATTAATCATTAATATACTTACATTAAGCAAATTATTAAAAGCTTCATCTACAATTTCTACGTCATCTATTGGAAATTTAGTAATACAGTTAAATCTATATTCGTCCGCTGCTATAACTCCATCGTCATTCAGATCTACCATTTTGAAATTGGAATCTATAAACATTTTCATCGCTTGTGGAAAATCTTCGTACCTTCTACCCAAGCAACATTGTTGAACAGCTTGTTTGAATTCCTCGACTGTTATTTTACCATCCTGTAAAAGGTCCTGATTCAAGGACCAAAAATATGTGcgataaaattagaagaatgaACGTGTAGATATGGATTAGTAGATATTAGAATAAGCAACGGAATAtgaatacatatatttatattcgtaatattttcattagtgTAAAATCCATTGTTCCGTTTCCGTATTTTTAGTTTCTAATGACAAGTGGATGATCAGAAGGTTCCTAAATAGTCAGACATGCCAGACCTAATAAATGCTTCCATGCTTCCTGGACATCCATGAAAATAATGGCAGCGGAATGTTTACGGTTATTTGCTCGGCTGAAAATAGTATGAAGATAAGTAATGGCGTTGTGGTTTGAGTTTTCGAGTCTGAATCcgaattaaaagttttaaattgtaTTGGGAACGGTAAAGATGTTCCAGATTCTGTccttaatcaattttttctgtgGGGGCTatgatttaaatttttggtGATTTCCATCGATATCCACACAACTTGCaggttattttttgaaaagtgtttttaaCCCGCATTTCAAACTGCGACTCTACATGCTTCTTTGATCTGTCATCTAGTAGAATTGTTGCCAAAACAACGATCTTCTATGTAGCCGATGTTGCACATAGTTAATGCTACACTCAGTGCTTTCTTTTAAGCGTGGAGCTAGTAACGAAACTGAATATATCAAGAGGCAATATATCGACTGATCAAAAGTGTAAAAACGAAAGTTGTTTTACCCACTCTACGAACCTTTTGTAACCACAGAACTTACCTAATTACTTCTGTGTTTGCAGCATTCGATTCCCAAAATTTCggtgttcaaaatatttattttataccgAGTTGTAAACTAGGATTATAATAACTTAACATCTCTGAAAAGTACAAATGAGTAACAATATTCTCAGATTGATGTTACATAAATATATCACCCGAcgaaagataaatttttagcCAATTTTCTGTAGCAACAGCTGAACATTCCAATTTATACCCTGAATAATTTGGatcaaacaaatttcaaatctttCAAGTAGCATTTCCGCTTATATTTTTTGCACGTGGCAGTGACAGACCGTATTTCGGATGCATACGCCCTATTATATACATAACCTACTTGAAGAAAGGGAAAACATGTAAACATTAGAAACTATTACCCTTACCTACTTTGCTTAAATCATTCTCAAGTCACGACAAAACTGTACagtttattttcacaaatttaagCTCAGTTTATAGGGCactgaatatattttagaaataattaagGATTTGATCGTTCAATTTGGAAACTAGAGTTAAAACTGAGCTATAACATAAATAATACAAGGTGTGGCAATGGCACAAATTTGTATTACCCTTTTCACTAAGCTTCCTGGGTAAGTGTTTATTTTCTGTAGCTGTTGCACGCGGTATTTCTAAACGAAATTATTTCATAAGTCGTCTGcaaacattatttataatcGGTAAAcacttttttctcataatttactactactactacaaaATGGCTACAAAAATAGTGCGATACTAttgttttatacttttatttttatagctaaatagAGTTCAAATGCCTCAAAATGTTGTAAATCAAATTTACGTCAACtgctacaaaaataaaattttttctctgtTACGTGAATATGAGTAAAATGTTAAGAGTTTGGTTACAGCACAAAATGTTCTGTTAGACGAATATCATACTTTATTTAAATCCGCAAGCTCTGCAATTTCTTCCCATAAGCTCAACATAATGTGTTGATTCTCTTGTAAACGATTAAAACTGAATTCTCCTTTGCCTTCGATTATCGTTGCCCTTAAAGCTAGACATGCAAAATCTTTCTCATCTAAGTAGCCATTACCATCTAAATCTAAAAGCAGAAGACaacaatatatatttgaatcaaatttttagcTTCGTTCAGGCTTTAGTTTCTAAAATATACTTCCTATGTCTGAAAATatggtataattttcaaaaaaatatataaaatttaatttaaaagatagataaaggAAACTTAATTTTTCCGATGTCAGAATAAGTAATAATATTCGTTTTtgatctatactgcgcatgcttgagaacgCGCAGAatcgagctggaacctcggaggatggAGAAATCGTTGCCGTGCTACCTTCCTTAGTGGAAACAACTTCCACTTATAAAAACTATCCGTATAGAATTATTACATAATGAGaataatatttaagaaaaaaacagtaaaaacgaaaaaaaaaagtattttatatattttattttatttaattaacgcATTTTAAGTCAACTGCCCTATATAATACTGAAACATATTGGATTCTTCACAAGCAATGTGCGAGATATTGGCAAAAATCTGGACATAACATGAAACAACAGTTTTTCGTCAATTctgaaaactttgtttttttaacttaGTGCAGTGTTTTTCTGAGTGTGCGCTGTGTAAACCAACATACTTATGATATACCCTCTATAAAATAACAGTAATTGAAGGAATCTATTCATTATATAATGtagaagaaacattttaattaacCTTTATTCCtacgaaaaatttattcctGCACTTTACTCcctttttgttttcaaattgattttggagatttaacctcaaaaaaaaacaatcgtcttttcaatgtgaaattttttatagaaaataggtactaattagtgaaaaaatgataatatttttgcaATTTAAATATTCCGTTAGTCAGAAGCAGggtataaaaaacattagacTAGCAGCAAACagaataatatttgattgaCCATTTGGCTATACTAAATGTTTTACTCTGAAAAAGAACAGGATGCAGTAGACACATAAAAAACTCACATGTTTACATCACTGActgaaaacagttttttgtaattttttttcgattgttAGCCACTAAattttgcattaaaaaaaatttaacaaagtaTATTATTCGTGGAATAATTTGGTAAGTAAATTATAACTATGATTCTATTTAtacttttggaaaatatgatttAGAGAAGCaagtataaataatttcaaggaaataaaatcattaataataGTATAAAACCATGAGAGTATGAAAACTTCTATAACATCAcatgttaaaaatatatcttgttTCTTTATTCTAGTTAATTGCATCAATGTACACATTCCGTCGAGgggattttttaaaaactaatatattttcaaataaactatagtaatgaaaatagtttttattaattgattgcGTTAATTTCATAAGCTCAtctcaaaaataacattttaaaaataacatttcacaCGTTGTTCCGCAACAAGTGTCAttcacttttaatttttaaaataaactattacaacatattattattatcaggTGTTTTTTTACTTACCGTACAAGTATCGTACAACGAAGTTTACACGATTGTCCCAACTGTAGGCCATTATTGTCCCTCTAAGAAGATTACAAGATGCACAAGTAATTCGTCAATAATAAGTTTGGAAAGTGTTATGAATATGCTGTAAAAGTTAAAAATGACGATGAACCGGCCCGCCGGCTATTTTTGAAGACGTTGGTGGCTAAAACGTAACACTTCGGCGCTCTAGCTCGAACTAGAAAATCTAATGTTTGTATAATGGTTGTCCTACTAATTCTGTTTCCGTGGTAGTAGATTTAAACAAACAGCTGAAAATGTGTGTTTGttgtgataaaattattttgacatttttattaaaacaatacgaattcaaatttatataatataggTACTCATCGATATCAGGAATTTCGGTCcatctgataaaaaaattattttcctttcttttttggACATCATAAAAACAAGGTATTTATTAGTTCAGGTTTCCTATTAGCCAGTCGGTGGAGGTAATTTTTCACCAAAAGAATAAGTTATAATCAAAAAGGTTGATTTATTTTACAAGCCCTTCAAAgcataatatttgatttaagaaaaattattttatatcaaaacaaatactaagtatatcaaaaacacatgcgatttcaaagaaaaaattaaaagtatcaaaattcctaatgaatatgtatttatttccttagatgtggtttctttatatacaaatattcctattaccattatgaaaaatataataatgaaaaattgggacaaaattaaagaatacaCAGAAATgcctcaaaatgaatttataaatgctatagaactcacacttacaactacatatttcaaatatgaaaacgAAATATACAAATTGATCGTTGTGCTATGgaagcttccatttcaagtgttgtaacacaattggtaatggaagatcttgaggaaacggtcctaagcaaacttgatacaaatattccattctttttccgatatgtagatgattgcatttctgccgtaccaaagaatcaagttgaaaacaagtaaaaaattcaattcttataatgaaaaacttcaattaacAATCGAGGTTGAGTACagtaatagaatcaattttctaacataagaacagaatggtattttatcattattttgatattcatgatgaatataatctatagatcaatataaataagcaaattgtcagtgtcaatatcatattttgataaagacttaaaaagtctaaacataaaaatttttctttcttttaaaaactgtcaaaaaataactaatttacttttatttatacaacTCATACTTCCTATACATCTAtctcttaaatattttttattctactcTCACAGTTCTGAAGatgaaaatgtaaattttttccaaagtaaGAAAAGGAGAggtttagaaataataaatatctgtgttatattaaatttattaacgaacaatatgaaaatgattttatataagcacatatttattttttaacttattttccCCACCCCCAAAGTCCTTTAACAAATCCAGAAATACCAGCCCCTTGTTTCTGTTTAGATTTTCCATCATCAAGTTTCTCGCTGAGATCAGGAAATTCTACAAAGTTTAATGCTAAATCGAAGAAGAATGGTTTAGCAGGCACTGGTTCCATAGCAGGAGGCAAAGTGACCAAATTGGGATTTTTCGACAGTAGTTGGGGTTCTTCTCTAAATTCATCCAATCTTTCCATCAGTGGTTTTTTACTCTTGTATATTTTCTGACTTTGAGGAAACTGAATCATATTTTCTTCGGGTTTCTGATCCAGCACCAAATTTGCTTTAGCTATTGCAAGTTCAGTTTCTGATTTTTCTTTAACTCTTTGCAAAAGTTCTTTTACTTCAGACTCAAATGTACCTAAAATTATCGTTTCATCAATATAAAACCATAAGCAATCACAAAAGAAAACACATTAAGTATAAGCAAATCATACAACTGAACACAATCAACAACAAATAGTAAAAAGTCCTATTAAGAGACATGAATTGACGAGTCACAATAAAAATTCAGAGCAAATGAAACAGGTAAATGACCGAAAAGGTAAGACAAGATAATTATATCTTCCTTTGTCTTAAGGAAAAAGCATGAAGCGTATCGGGTTATAAAAGGTTTGAAAACAATTTGTAACAgacaatatcaatttttctatatctatCATTTGAAGTTAATGGATAGAATGAATCACTTTATCAGGTATAagtgaagaataaaaattaattttcagcaATTCtgtacattattttctttaggGATTTCTATATCCATAACAATCTTAGACTTCATtgtgttttgaatttatataatcgTATTTACCTTGATTAATTGTTTGTACTGATTTAAAAGTATAATCGAATAACACTACAGCCTCTTTCCAACGTTTCTGTGCTACCTGCGATTTGGCCAAATAGAAGAATCTAAGTGTTTTATAAGCTTTAACTTGTAAGTCATAATATTTCTGCACCTCTTCATTGTCTTTAATCGCTTCATTTTGGGATAATTCAGTAGTCTGTTGGATATTTATATCCAAAAGGCGAACACAATCCTGTGGCTTCCTACAAACCATCcagaaaagtaaataaatagaagtatttcaaataataaatgaatatttattaacgTGGACATAAAATAAGGAGTATATAATGGTACATAGAGGACATTTATAGCCAGATGGAAGAAAAATGGATTGAAATTAAACTTATACAAACTTTTATGAACTGGTATATAATATCACATCAATGTTGGCTTACTGAAAGCATTTTTTCAAGAAGTAAAAAAAGGTGCATATTGATTagaggaaagaaaaaaattggttataaaatatggaaaaattgtgaaatatattaGATGGAGAGAGGGAAATTAAATAGTATTGGAAAAGggtaaaattaatgattttaagAAGTGcagttaattttatttcactggaaatcatcaatatttatatgaaaaagtgattttacaaatcaagtaaaaaaactgaataacgAAATACTTTTATAGTAATttcattgttaaatatttaaccAGCTTTTTCCAATCTAACAGTATACATATCAATATAATGTCATACTACATTAGTCGCAATTTGAGCACCCAATCGAGCACATGGGTGCGCAATGCCATGttcaaaattgtcgtttttaaAACAGTCGCGTTTTCTACATGTCCACACCAGATAAATGTTTGGGCTCCATGAGCTTCAAAATTGTGGTTTAGACACAAACTGTAGAATTGACGTTCTGCggacatttatttcaaattcatttagaTTTACATTTGTATTTCCTAGAAACAAAGTTTTCTTATACATATTATTgaattcatagaaaaattggGAATATGCATTATTACTTAATAAAGAAGACAATAAAATGGCTTGAGAAggtatatttagaaaaaagtatagTTTCAAAGAAGTGCTTCCATaatattcgtattttttattcaattaatcaaGTATCTTGTATTTCGAACAAGGcaacaaataaacaattaatttgtgaaatgttttcaaatttgactCTTCGACACAAAACCTACCAATTAATTCTTGTGTGCCAAGTTCACGAGCGTCGAGCCCATGGGTTTCATGCACAAAGTACTTAATAAATTAGAAAGCAACTATTATAATAAACGATTTCACTGTATTCCCACTTAACTCTTTGAATACCTCActtttctgtaattttattaagttcattaaaaaatgagTATGTATAAATGACGATTtattaaattacataaattctgaaaaataaataatttttttagatacttAATTATGTTTGCGTTATAACAATTTTCGTTTAATAGGGAGATTATATTGCTTGGGCACTTTTTAAGTAGTCtttcatttctatatatatcaagtttttaaatatatgtaaaaataaaaaaataagataccACAAAATAAAACTTAGCATTGGTACAATGTTACTACTTTTCAAGCACTTACATCACAGAATTTCATTCAATTGGCTTCTCACAtgagaaaactttattttttcattttggatGATTTTGATCTCAACCACatttaaaatttagaaattgtaTTTTCCGAACTGGTTTGTAAAATTAGCCACTACGTTAACTATAAGTGGATCATACATATAACTGAACACAATCAACAATATGGAAAGCATATTTGATATTTGGGGGCCATATTTACCAACCTTGTCTGTAAAATCAGTAAAACATTCCTATGTGATGTACGTTCAATACGAATTGAAAGCAAATAGGCCAATAGTTGTTGATATTCCTTAGTTTGTTTCGCTGTTAGTTTTTCAGCACGACTGCTATCCCTTGCAAGAGTTATAATGTCCCTCAAATCTATAAATAAGTTTTCTAGAATCTTAATTTTACCCTGATTGTCTTCAGCATGTATTAGAGAATCTTTCAACCCTTCAATGCTTACAAGgaataatctaattttttctattctcaCTGGAATAATGAGGTTGAACCATTTTacctaaaatattcaaattaattgaatacaaCAGAGTCatgaaaaaaatggtaaaatacatttttcatcatcaatatattttgattaaggCTAAAAGtagtcaaaacatcaaaattatatgcttttaaatgaaattttaattgataggATCCTAAAATtaagataatttatcaacaaaattactATGATATATACCTCATATAATACatcttcagttttttctttattctgaGATACAAGTGCATCAAAGTTCTCCAGTACACCTTGAGTACGAAGTTCTAGCAGATCTACTGCTTTCTCATCTCCAATATTATAAGCACAGTAACGTAAGCTGGGACTAATTTCTTCTACTCTTTGTTTGTATGGTAGCTGTTCTTCCTCGGGCAGTGTAGAagctattttttcataaattacttGAGCTTTTTTAAGATTCTCAACTGCTTGTTTCCATAATTGGAGCTCAAATTGCAAGCTACCTTGTATCCAAGCAAGATATGCTTGGGCTTCCAGTTTAGTACGGGCGTCACACCTTTCTTGCTAAAAATATGGTGGAATTGTTAActctttaaatttaaatttactgacaaattattccatttttggcaaaaagtgaaaaatacagATTTCAAGAATTATAGAAGCATAAGTTGctgatttttgaaataagaaattaaaaaggtATCTTAGAGTACtggttaataaaaataattggcTTTTGGAAAGAATTAAGTACATATAACAATGTATTTACATTAAGACAGGTAATAGAgttaaaactgaaaacaaattaagAAGTATACCTAAGTCTATACATTCAAAAAGCATTAAATAGTGCTGCCAAAAACAAATTTGCAGAAATATCAcaagaatgaaaattttgtgttaaattgagaaaaattattgaatcaaaatGATGAGAAATACTAATGATTAATCCGACAGTTCATGTCAAACAAGGGTTTAAAACAAAGATTCCAAGAATGACATTCACAGttgtttttttaagtttaaaaaaaaccttTATGAGGTTTGtagattatttgaaattctcAATTGATTAATATATATTGTGAAATAATGTATTACCCACCTTTCATATAATTAATAGTGTCATTATatcacatttgaaaaaaaactggattaattctataaaattttttaggaTTCATCAATGATAATTTTTGGGGCCAAAACTTCTGTTTTGATTCAATTGGccaattttttataccaaagGTAAAACAGTTCACAGTAGGTGAACTTTAAAACATTAAGATTTCTTTAAAGTCACCAACCtattaaatgttataaatatttccaacaaactttattatatgATTCTCACCTTACAAAGCTCATCTAACTGAATTGCATACACACAAGCTTTTCTCATCTTCTGAACTAAGTGGAACTTCTTTCTGGGTTCAGTATTGGATTCCTGTCTTAACTGCATCGCATATGCCCAACACCTTTCTGCTAGTATTAATGGGATGTGTAAAAACCTTTCATCTGATCGAGGACTTATTATATGGGCTTCAGTGACATCTCGTTTTTTGAAGTGCCTCCTATCACCTTGAggtatttttaaaactttccgCAACCTACTAATCCTCCTTGAGCAATAACCCCTATAACGTTGGTAATCTCCATGTCTGAGACCATGCTGCTGTTGAATATCCTTAATTAGTTTCAGAACTGAAATATGACAAAAGTTTAATATAGTTTAATCccaacaaaattataaatatatacacaaatcttcaatattttgtatctaTACCTaacataataagaaatattatctGATGTGATTTATCATTAACATAGATTTGTTAAATGGAAAGTATCTTctgttcatattttatttaaaaaca encodes:
- the LOC130440487 gene encoding sarcoplasmic calcium-binding protein, alpha chain isoform X2 is translated as MAYSWDNRVNFVVRYLYDLDGNGYLDEKDFACLALRATIIEGKGEFSFNRLQENQHIMLSLWEEIAELADLNKDGKITVEEFKQAVQQCCLGRRYEDFPQAMKMFIDSNFKMVDLNDDGVIAADEYRFNCITKFPIDDVEIVDEAFNNLLNDDDRRRGGITLSRYQELYAEFLGNPEETSAVYLFGPLSEFFYYDDLDI
- the LOC130440487 gene encoding sarcoplasmic calcium-binding protein, alpha chain isoform X1, translated to MAYSWDNRVNFVVRYLYDLDGNGYLDEKDFACLALRATIIEGKGEFSFNRLQENQHIMLSLWEEIAELADLNKDLLQDGKITVEEFKQAVQQCCLGRRYEDFPQAMKMFIDSNFKMVDLNDDGVIAADEYRFNCITKFPIDDVEIVDEAFNNLLNDDDRRRGGITLSRYQELYAEFLGNPEETSAVYLFGPLSEFFYYDDLDI
- the LOC130440486 gene encoding signal recognition particle subunit SRP68 → MGTEKIENPQSESTQNKTPQSDPLQPFTLEILKLIKDIQQQHGLRHGDYQRYRGYCSRRISRLRKVLKIPQGDRRHFKKRDVTEAHIISPRSDERFLHIPLILAERCWAYAMQLRQESNTEPRKKFHLVQKMRKACVYAIQLDELCKQERCDARTKLEAQAYLAWIQGSLQFELQLWKQAVENLKKAQVIYEKIASTLPEEEQLPYKQRVEEISPSLRYCAYNIGDEKAVDLLELRTQGVLENFDALVSQNKEKTEDVLYEVKWFNLIIPVRIEKIRLFLVSIEGLKDSLIHAEDNQGKIKILENLFIDLRDIITLARDSSRAEKLTAKQTKEYQQLLAYLLSIRIERTSHRNVLLILQTRKPQDCVRLLDINIQQTTELSQNEAIKDNEEVQKYYDLQVKAYKTLRFFYLAKSQVAQKRWKEAVVLFDYTFKSVQTINQGTFESEVKELLQRVKEKSETELAIAKANLVLDQKPEENMIQFPQSQKIYKSKKPLMERLDEFREEPQLLSKNPNLVTLPPAMEPVPAKPFFFDLALNFVEFPDLSEKLDDGKSKQKQGAGISGFVKGLWGWGK